The region AACTTTTATGTTTTTTGATGTGATGTATAGATACCTTTTACATTTAGGTTATAAAGTGCGCTATGTGCGTAATATTACCGATGCCGGTCATTTAGAAAACGATGCAGAAGAAGGCGAAGACAAAATTGCCATCAAAGCTCGTTTAGAACAAATTGAACCGATGGAGGTTGTGCAGCGTTACACTTTAGACTTTCATAATGTATTAAAAAATTACAATTTTTTACCACCAAGTATAGAGCCAACGGCAACAGGTCATATAGTTGAACAGATTGAAATGATTAAAGAAATCATAGAAAAAGGTTTTGCGTATGAGGTCAATGGTTCTGTTTATTTTGATGTTTTAGAATACAATAAAAAAGGCAATTACGGAATTCTTTCTGGCAGAAAAGTAGAAGATCTAATTCATAATACAAGAACCTTAGACGGCCAGTCTGATAAGAAAAATCCACAAGATTTTGCACTTTGGAAAAAAGCAGACGAGCGCCATATTATGCGTTGGCCATCTCCTTGGTCTGATGGTTTTCCGGGTTGGCATTTAGAGTGTTCTGTGATGAGCACTAAGTATTTGGGAGAACAGTTTGATATTCATGGAGGCGGAATGGATTTAAAATTCCCACATCATGAATGTGAAATTGCACAATCTCAAACCTGTAGTGGTGTAAAGCCTGTAAACTATTGGATGCACACAAATATGTTGCTATTAAATAGTCAGAAAATGGCAAAGTCTAGTGGTAATTTTATTTTACCAAATGAAATTTTATCTGGGGAAAATGACATTTTACCAAAAGCATTTTCGGCTTCTGTTGTTCGTTTTTTTAATATGCAAGCCAATTACAGAAGTATTCTAGATTTTTCAGGTGAAGCGCTAGAAGCATCAGAAAAAGGGCATTCTAAATTGATGGAAGCTGTTGCTTACATGGATAAAATTCAAGCAGGTACAATATCTACTTTCGATGTTCAAAAATGGAAGTCTGATTGTTATGCAGCGATGAATGATGACTTTAATACACCAATTTTAATAGCACACTTATTTGAGGCTGTAAAACTAATCAATCAAATAAAAGAGAAAAAAGCAAATTTGTCAGCACAAGATTTAGCAGAATTTAAGGGAACTATGAATGCTTTTGTTTTTGATGTTTTAGGTTTGATGAATGAAACTGCTCAAGGAAATTCAGAAAAAATAAAAGGAGTAGTAGAGCTTCTGATTAAATTAAGAAAAGAAGCAAGAGAAAATAAAGAATGGGCATTATCAGATCAAATAAGAGATGAATTAATTGAACTCGGAATTCAGTTAAAAGACGGAAAGGAAGGAACCACTTTTTCAATAAATTAAGAGATTATTATGAAATGTGAATTATGAATTAGAAGTCCGTTACTTTTTGTAATTTCGGTTTTTTGCCCAATTTGTATCGAGAACTTTTTAAAGTAAATAATTTAATTTGAAAAAAATACTTTCATATCCGTTCATTATACTCGTTCGGTTTTATCAAGTAGCGATATCGCCATATACACCAGCAACTTGCAGATACAGTCCAACCTGTTCTCATTATACCATAGAAGCATTGCAAAAACATGGTTTATTTTCTGGTGGTTGGTTGGCCTTAAAAAGAATATTTAGCTGTCATCCTTGGGGAGGAAGTGGTTATGACCCTGTTCCGGAAAAAAAGAAATAATTAAAAATGTCATTACGAGGAAGAATGACGAGGTAATTTAGTCTTTAATTCTAGTTTACTTTATTACTTTCGCAGTGACAAAAACAGAATAGAAATATATGAATTTTTTAGCAATAGAGTGGGAACCTTCCTTAGGAATCGATTTAGGGTTTTTTGTAGTTCGTTGGTATAGTTTGATGTTTGTAGCCGCGTTTTTGTTGGGCTTACATTTGATGAAAAAAATATATATTAAAGACGAAATTCCAATAGAAAAACTCGACGTCCTTTTTATGTATACTTTTATTTCTATGCTAGTAGGAATGCGCTTAGGAGATGTTTTCTTTTATAGTTGGGATTATTATCAAAACCATTTATTAGAAATAATTATTCCTTTTAAACAAGTAAATGGAACGTGGAAATTTACAGGTTTTACAGGGTTTGCCAGTCATGGAGCTGCCATTGGTATTATTTTAACCATGTACTTTTATGCTAAAAAACATTTACATAAACCTTGGTTATTTATTTTAGATAGGTTGGCAATTATGGTGGCTTTGGCTGGATTTTTTATCAGAACAGGAAATTTTATGAATTCAGAAATCTACGGAAAGGCTACAGGAAGTAATTTTGGTGTTATTTTTAAAAATAATGGTGAAGATTTCCCCAGACATCCAACCCAATTATATGAAGCTTTTAGTTACCTAATTTTATTTTTTGTGATGTGGTATCTATACTGGAAAACAGATAAAAAACAGCAAGTAGGTTTCTTATTTGGCTTGTTTATGGCAGTTTTATGGTCGCTACGTTTTTTTATAGAATTTCTGAAAGAAGCTCAGGTTGATGGGAGAGAAGATTGGGTTTTTAATGCATTAAACACCGGACAAGTTTTAAGTATTCCATTAGTTTTAATCGGTTTATGGCTCATGTTTAGAAAAACAAAAAGCACAGAGAACGTAACATCATGAATAAATTAAAAGAACGTTGGGGTATCGAAAGTAATTGGGCAGTTGTTGCAATTTTTGTAGTTTTTGCCATTAATGGTTCTTTTGCTGCTTGGGTTGCAAAACCTATCACGGCTTTTTTAGGATTATCACCAGACACAATTTCCGTTTGGTTCTATTATCCTCTGAGGATTTTATTGATTTTTCCTATTTACCAACTCACACTGCCCATTGTTGGTTTTCTTTTCGGTCAATTTAAATTCTTTTGGACTTTTGAAAAAAAGTTTTTGAGCCGTCTGGGTTTAGGTTTTTTATTTAAAGAAAATAATTAAACATCAATTACAGCGGTTTCCTTCCTCTCTTTTTTTGAAGCATCCTCCTTTTGGATGAGATAGGTATAAATCCACATAATGGTAAACGTAGGGATAATATCTAAAGGAAGAATTTCTTCAAGAAAACTCACAATACCTGCAATTTTTCCGCTAGTACCTTTGTACATTTTTGTCATGATATAACCAGATATAGGAGCCCAAACTATATCTAAAAAGGGAATTGGAATTAGGCCAATGGTATCTAAAACAATACCGATTCCTAGTTTTTTATATTTTGTATTCATGCTTTTATTTGTTCAAAATTCTTGCCAAAAAATATTTATTTTGGTATAGAAAATTATAAGTTTGTTAAAAGTAACTATTCAAAATGAATTTTAAAGACTTCACAAAAAAAATTGAAGATTTACAGCAAATGAAATTAGGTGGTTTAGAAGCGCAATTTAGAATGGCTCCTCAACTTCGTTTACGATATAATAAAGACAAAATAATAGCAAATAATCCAAGGAGAGCCGCTGTTTTAGCGTTATTATATCCAAATATAAAAAATGAAACAACGCTACTTTTAACACAAAGAGCAATTTATAAGGGTACACATTCTGCACAAATTAGTTTTCCCGGTGGAAAAACGGAAAAAAGGGACCTTAATTTGCAAGAAACAGCTTTAAGAGAAACGTTTGAGGAAGTAGGCGTAGTGCCATCAACTATTGCCGTTATAAGAGAACTAACCGATGTGTACATTCCGCCTAGTAATTTTTTAGCAACTCCTTTTTTAGGGTTTGTTGATAAAAAACCTCAATTTATTTTAAACCATGAAGTAGCTACCATTATTGAAGTTTTAGTAAGTGATTTGTTGAATGAAAAGAATATTACTAGTGTGAATGTAAGCACGTCATACATGGAAAATTCGGAAGTTCCTTGTTTTAAAATTGATAATCACATTATTTGGGGGGCAACAGGTATGATGCTTTCCGAAATTAAAGAACTCTTAAAATAGTATGTTACTAAATTGTTTTGTAGTTTTGTTTGTTGTCAATTAAATTTAGTAAAAATGCCCTTATTTAAAAGGAACCCTTTTGGACATTACTTATTTATAAAAAAGTGGATTATTCGTTTTTTCGGAGTGGTATCTCATGGCAGGTATCGTAATTTTAATCAACTTCAGATCGAAGGATCACAAATATTAAGAGATTTACCAGATAGAAAAGTATTGTTCATTTCTAATCATCAAACTTATTTTGCGGATGTGGCTGCGATGTTTCATGTTTTTAATGCTGCTTTGAAAGGTAGAGATGATACTATTAAAAATATTGGCTATATATGGCAGCCCAAGTTGAATTTTTATTTTGTGGCTGCAGGAGAAACGATGCGTGCGGGTTTATTGCCAAAAATATTTGCCTATGCAGGGTCGGTTTCTATAGATCGAACTTGGAGAAGTGAAGGTAAAGATGTAAAGAGACAGGTGAAAAATACTGACATTTCGAATATTGGGAAAGCTATAGAAGATGGTTGGGTAATTACATTTCCGCAAGGAACCACAACACCATTTAAACCGATTCGAAGAGGAACGGCACATATTATAAAAACCTATAAGCCCATTGTTGTACCCATTGTTATTGATGGTTTTCGACGTTCTTTTGATAAAAAAGGTCTTCGGATTAAACGAAAAAATGTCTTACAGTCTATGGTAATTAAAGAACCTTTAGATATTGATTACGAAAATGATGAGATTGCTGATATTGTTACCAAAATCGAATATGCGATAGAACAACACCCTTCTTTCTTGAAAGTTTTGTCTGTTGAAGATTTAGAGGAATTACAGAAAGAGGAAGAAGAACTAAACAAACAAAGAACTTTTTGGAATTCTTAAAAATATACCGCCAAAGTATTGGTTAAAAAAGCATCCTATTTGGGATGCTTTTTTATTGATGTATGAATTGATTTATTTTCGGGTTTTTTTTCTAAATTTCAAAGCTAAAAATATCTCGTAAGCAAAACATGCCAAAATGATGACTAGTTTATTCGCTTTTATGCATAATGAAAAGAGAGAATAATGTTATTTCTTTTTGTAAACTCGCACCCAGTCCACAAACATATATTGCGGGAATTTAGTTGTTTTGTCAGGACGGCCAGCATAGGTGCCACCAACAGCAAGATTTAAAAGGATGTAAAACTCTTTATGAAATTCCGATAAGTGATCTGCTGTAATGGAGGTTGAAGCAAATTGTTTTCCGTCCACAAACCAAGTCATTTTTTCCGAGTCCCACTCCAACTCAAAAACATGAAAATTATCTGCAAATTTACCTTCTTTAAGTTTAAAGGGAACAGCTCCCATTTGTGCATGTTTATTATTAGAATCTGCGAAATGAATATTCGCTTCGATCATACCATCATCCTTAGAGCCATATAATTCTAAAATATCAATCTCTCCTGATTTTGGCCAAGGAGTATCACCACCAATTTCGTTTATATTAGCGCCAAGCATCCAAAAAGCAGGCCAAATACCTTTGCCTTCTGGAAGTTTTATGCGAGCTGATATTTTTCCGTATTTAAAAGATTGTTTATTTCCCGTATGCATTCTTGCAGAGGTATATTGATCCATGCCATGCACATCACTTTTATGCATTGCTTTAATGACCAAACAATTGTTTTCGATATACGCATTTTCATTGGAGCTCGTATAACGCTGCCATTCATCATTAAAATGTCCTGCCTTTAACACTTGAGCGGTCCAATTATTCTCATTGATTGCTTCAGCATCAAATTCATCAGACCAAGTTAATTCCCAACCGTCGCTTGGGTTATACTTTGTTTCTATTTTGGATAGGATATTTTCTTTTTTAGGTTCTGTGTTGTTTTTCACTTCTTTGTCTTTACAGGAGATTAAAATAATTGAACTTATCGATAGTATGATGAGTTTGTGTACTATTTTTTTCATGGTAATATTTTATTTTTGATATTAAATTTTCTTTAAAATTATATGGAATTCATTTTACTATTGAATCCAAACCGAAGTTAAACAAATTTATTTTTATTCCTTTATTATGGATCATAAAAAAGCCTCACAAGTTGTGAGGCTTTTTATTTAATAAGGTTGTAAAATAAAATGACTTATTGTTTTACTTTTTCTTTAAACTTATCGAATTTGTCAGTTTCTGGTTTTGGCCAGCTATTATTAGAGATGTCTACATCAGCAGTTTCCATATCTGGATCTACTTTAATACTTGTAATTTCTTGAGTAGAAGCGAACACTCTTTTTACAGAAGTATCATCTTTCATCCAAATTTGTGCAGGAAACGTTTGTTTTTCAGTGGTACCATCTGCATACGTTAATTCAACAATTAAAGGCATTACTAAACCTCCTGGTTTTTCAAACTCAACAGAATAAATATAACTTGGTACTTCCTTACCGTCAGCATATGTATCCATAGCTTTAGGATTAGCATCTTCTTTCTTATCAGTAATGTATACTAAATCACCTAAACCATCAAAATATTGTTTGTATTGCTCTTTTAACTTCGTTACTCTTTCATTAGGCTTATCCGTTAAATATAAAGGTTTTACTTCTTTAATACCGATATCTGTTACATCAGTTGTATAAAACCAACCTCTCCAGAACCAGTCTAAATCCATACCGGAAGCATCTTCCATAGATCTAAAGAAATCAGCAGGTGTTGGGTGTTTAAACATCCATCTTTGAGAATAGGTTCTAAATGCATGATCAAATAATTCTGGGCCCATAATTGTTTTTCTTAGCATATATAAACCAGCAGCTGGTTTAGAATAAGCATTTGGTCCAAATTGTTTTACGTAATCTCCTTGAGACATGATAGGAGAGATGTTAGATTGATCTCCACCCATATAACGTGTAATATTTTTTGCTGGATTTGATGCAAATAATTCTGGATCATATACTTCTTCTGCTAAAATTTCTACAAAAGAGTTTAAACCTTCATCCATCCAAGTCCATTGTCTTTCATCAGAATTTACAATCATAGGAAAAAAGTTGTGCCCAACTTCGTGAATGATTACACCTAGCATTCCTTTTTTAGTTCTATCAGAATACGTTCCATCAGGATTTGGTCTACCAAAGTTGAAACAAATCATAGGATACTCCATTCCTTGTCTTTCAGAATGTACAGAAACTGCTTTTGGATATGGGTAATCAAATGTTATTTTAGAGTACTCTACAAGTGTAGTAGCTACTGCCATTGTTGAGTGCTCTTCCCATAAAGGATTTCCTTCTTTTGGATATAAAGAAATTGCCATGACCGTTTTTCCGTTAATATTTGTAGCCATGGCATCCCAAATGTATTTTCTTGAGGATGCAAAAGCAAAATCACGAACTCTTTCTGCTTTAAATTTCCAAGTTTTTGTTTTTGTAGAACGCCCTTTTTCAGCTTTTTCAGCTTCT is a window of Polaribacter litorisediminis DNA encoding:
- the yidD gene encoding membrane protein insertion efficiency factor YidD; the protein is MKKILSYPFIILVRFYQVAISPYTPATCRYSPTCSHYTIEALQKHGLFSGGWLALKRIFSCHPWGGSGYDPVPEKKK
- the cysS gene encoding cysteine--tRNA ligase, producing MELYKNNQLKIYNSLSKQKEDFKPITEGYVGMYVCGPTVYSNAHLGNVRTFMFFDVMYRYLLHLGYKVRYVRNITDAGHLENDAEEGEDKIAIKARLEQIEPMEVVQRYTLDFHNVLKNYNFLPPSIEPTATGHIVEQIEMIKEIIEKGFAYEVNGSVYFDVLEYNKKGNYGILSGRKVEDLIHNTRTLDGQSDKKNPQDFALWKKADERHIMRWPSPWSDGFPGWHLECSVMSTKYLGEQFDIHGGGMDLKFPHHECEIAQSQTCSGVKPVNYWMHTNMLLLNSQKMAKSSGNFILPNEILSGENDILPKAFSASVVRFFNMQANYRSILDFSGEALEASEKGHSKLMEAVAYMDKIQAGTISTFDVQKWKSDCYAAMNDDFNTPILIAHLFEAVKLINQIKEKKANLSAQDLAEFKGTMNAFVFDVLGLMNETAQGNSEKIKGVVELLIKLRKEARENKEWALSDQIRDELIELGIQLKDGKEGTTFSIN
- the lgt gene encoding prolipoprotein diacylglyceryl transferase, encoding MNFLAIEWEPSLGIDLGFFVVRWYSLMFVAAFLLGLHLMKKIYIKDEIPIEKLDVLFMYTFISMLVGMRLGDVFFYSWDYYQNHLLEIIIPFKQVNGTWKFTGFTGFASHGAAIGIILTMYFYAKKHLHKPWLFILDRLAIMVALAGFFIRTGNFMNSEIYGKATGSNFGVIFKNNGEDFPRHPTQLYEAFSYLILFFVMWYLYWKTDKKQQVGFLFGLFMAVLWSLRFFIEFLKEAQVDGREDWVFNALNTGQVLSIPLVLIGLWLMFRKTKSTENVTS
- a CDS encoding M1 family metallopeptidase, producing the protein MRKISLLVFSLFFVATASFAQETKEKKKTQQGHTDQNKFRQMKDVLATPNDQRTASGAPGHQYTQQKVDYVMDIRLEESTNKIYGDEKITYHNNSKDYLEYLWVQLDQNMRADDSKTPLISSNAAAAFITPDSFKSSYMNESKGFGFNIEAVETDGKPLSHFINSTMMRINLSKPLAPGETFNFRIKWNYKINDINKDGGRSGLESFPDGNNNYTIAQFFPRLAVYDNVEGWQNMQFWGRSEFALEFGDYEVNLTVPADHIVEATGTLQNEKDVLSKKQRNRLEQARKSFDKPVIIVTQEEAEKAEKGRSTKTKTWKFKAERVRDFAFASSRKYIWDAMATNINGKTVMAISLYPKEGNPLWEEHSTMAVATTLVEYSKITFDYPYPKAVSVHSERQGMEYPMICFNFGRPNPDGTYSDRTKKGMLGVIIHEVGHNFFPMIVNSDERQWTWMDEGLNSFVEILAEEVYDPELFASNPAKNITRYMGGDQSNISPIMSQGDYVKQFGPNAYSKPAAGLYMLRKTIMGPELFDHAFRTYSQRWMFKHPTPADFFRSMEDASGMDLDWFWRGWFYTTDVTDIGIKEVKPLYLTDKPNERVTKLKEQYKQYFDGLGDLVYITDKKEDANPKAMDTYADGKEVPSYIYSVEFEKPGGLVMPLIVELTYADGTTEKQTFPAQIWMKDDTSVKRVFASTQEITSIKVDPDMETADVDISNNSWPKPETDKFDKFKEKVKQ
- a CDS encoding NUDIX hydrolase, coding for MNFKDFTKKIEDLQQMKLGGLEAQFRMAPQLRLRYNKDKIIANNPRRAAVLALLYPNIKNETTLLLTQRAIYKGTHSAQISFPGGKTEKRDLNLQETALRETFEEVGVVPSTIAVIRELTDVYIPPSNFLATPFLGFVDKKPQFILNHEVATIIEVLVSDLLNEKNITSVNVSTSYMENSEVPCFKIDNHIIWGATGMMLSEIKELLK
- a CDS encoding DUF6787 family protein; translation: MNKLKERWGIESNWAVVAIFVVFAINGSFAAWVAKPITAFLGLSPDTISVWFYYPLRILLIFPIYQLTLPIVGFLFGQFKFFWTFEKKFLSRLGLGFLFKENN
- a CDS encoding glycoside hydrolase family 16 protein, which encodes MKKIVHKLIILSISSIILISCKDKEVKNNTEPKKENILSKIETKYNPSDGWELTWSDEFDAEAINENNWTAQVLKAGHFNDEWQRYTSSNENAYIENNCLVIKAMHKSDVHGMDQYTSARMHTGNKQSFKYGKISARIKLPEGKGIWPAFWMLGANINEIGGDTPWPKSGEIDILELYGSKDDGMIEANIHFADSNNKHAQMGAVPFKLKEGKFADNFHVFELEWDSEKMTWFVDGKQFASTSITADHLSEFHKEFYILLNLAVGGTYAGRPDKTTKFPQYMFVDWVRVYKKK
- a CDS encoding lysophospholipid acyltransferase family protein, whose protein sequence is MPLFKRNPFGHYLFIKKWIIRFFGVVSHGRYRNFNQLQIEGSQILRDLPDRKVLFISNHQTYFADVAAMFHVFNAALKGRDDTIKNIGYIWQPKLNFYFVAAGETMRAGLLPKIFAYAGSVSIDRTWRSEGKDVKRQVKNTDISNIGKAIEDGWVITFPQGTTTPFKPIRRGTAHIIKTYKPIVVPIVIDGFRRSFDKKGLRIKRKNVLQSMVIKEPLDIDYENDEIADIVTKIEYAIEQHPSFLKVLSVEDLEELQKEEEELNKQRTFWNS